In a single window of the Deinococcus malanensis genome:
- a CDS encoding 5'-3' exonuclease has translation MTALLIDSSNTICRAYYGRAGGDASAVPQVLRDLVWTLQLRFQAEHVIAALDDSRNFRQCLYENYKKQRSPKPADLTELLRQADELMSAAGAIPALAPNHEADDVMGTLARRAPGRVVIVTSDRDLFSAVTATVQVYEPRAKTVITVADVQARFGVSPERIPLFKSLCGDSSDNIPGVRGLGEKAASVMAAQCGSVDEVFDRVSSFERRYQKALQAADPSEIRLFHELATVRTDAPVTRVSLRR, from the coding sequence TTGACGGCCCTGCTCATCGACAGCAGCAACACCATCTGCCGGGCGTATTACGGCAGGGCTGGTGGTGACGCGTCCGCCGTCCCTCAAGTGCTGCGTGACCTGGTGTGGACTCTTCAGCTGCGCTTCCAGGCCGAACATGTCATCGCCGCGCTGGATGACAGCCGAAATTTTAGACAGTGCCTGTACGAGAACTACAAGAAGCAGCGCAGCCCCAAGCCCGCGGATCTCACCGAGCTGCTGAGGCAGGCAGATGAACTGATGAGCGCCGCAGGGGCAATTCCGGCTCTGGCGCCCAACCATGAGGCAGACGATGTGATGGGCACCCTTGCCCGGCGTGCTCCTGGGCGGGTGGTGATCGTCACCAGTGACCGCGACCTGTTTTCCGCCGTGACCGCGACCGTGCAGGTCTACGAGCCGCGGGCCAAGACCGTCATCACGGTGGCTGACGTGCAGGCCCGCTTTGGTGTGTCCCCGGAACGTATTCCGCTATTCAAGTCGCTGTGCGGGGACAGCAGTGACAACATTCCTGGCGTGCGTGGCCTGGGTGAGAAGGCCGCGAGTGTTATGGCGGCGCAGTGCGGCAGCGTGGACGAAGTCTTTGACCGGGTCAGTTCGTTCGAGCGCCGGTACCAGAAAGCATTGCAGGCCGCGGATCCGTCCGAGATCCGCCTGTTTCACGAACTGGCAACCGTCCGCACCGACGCCCCAGTGACACGCGTGTCACTCCGCCGCTGA
- a CDS encoding M42 family metallopeptidase produces the protein MLEQLRRRLRELCDIDAISGDERPMLRALRDILAGQVDEFTVDVAGNAFAVKRGPQPGPTVLIAAHTDEIGLMVKSIEPGGFVRFEKIGGVIDNLLPARAVRVRGVNGVIGVKAGHYQTEQERTQGRKASELYIDLGCSSAAEVRALGVDIGDPVAFISPLLEIGGQGHLVAGKAVDNRLGCAVLLELAMGEAPPSGTLVLAFTAQEEVGLKGARLAAERYRPDLALALDTMPTGDTPDMHEHRDLNVRLGAGPALQVMAGPGGRANLLHPLVKDYLLATARTKQASLQLCTFNGGSNDSAAMAWAHHGIAAGSLTIPRRYSHSPMELADLRDAVGALEILRGVVEGMDSLPDFTFLAGD, from the coding sequence ATGCTCGAACAACTCCGTCGTCGCCTGCGTGAACTGTGCGATATAGACGCCATTTCTGGCGATGAACGCCCGATGCTCCGCGCGCTGCGAGACATTCTTGCCGGGCAGGTGGACGAGTTTACCGTGGACGTCGCCGGTAACGCCTTTGCCGTTAAGCGTGGGCCCCAGCCCGGCCCGACCGTGCTGATTGCGGCGCACACAGACGAGATCGGCCTGATGGTTAAAAGCATCGAACCCGGAGGCTTCGTCCGGTTCGAGAAGATTGGTGGCGTCATCGACAACCTGCTTCCTGCACGTGCCGTGCGCGTGCGTGGGGTCAACGGCGTGATCGGCGTGAAGGCCGGACACTACCAGACCGAGCAGGAGCGTACCCAGGGGCGCAAAGCCAGTGAGCTCTACATTGACCTGGGCTGTTCGAGCGCCGCCGAAGTCCGGGCCCTCGGTGTTGACATCGGCGACCCGGTGGCGTTTATCAGTCCGCTTCTGGAGATCGGTGGGCAGGGACACCTCGTCGCCGGGAAGGCCGTGGACAACCGCCTCGGCTGCGCGGTGCTGCTTGAACTGGCGATGGGGGAGGCCCCCCCCTCCGGCACCCTGGTCCTGGCCTTCACAGCCCAGGAGGAGGTGGGGCTCAAGGGGGCCAGACTCGCGGCGGAACGGTACCGGCCAGACCTCGCCCTCGCCCTGGACACCATGCCGACCGGGGATACGCCGGACATGCACGAGCACCGTGACCTGAATGTCCGGCTTGGCGCAGGTCCAGCACTTCAGGTGATGGCCGGACCGGGCGGACGCGCCAACCTGCTTCACCCCCTCGTGAAGGATTACCTGCTGGCCACTGCCCGGACAAAGCAGGCTTCCCTGCAACTGTGCACCTTCAATGGTGGGTCGAATGATTCAGCCGCCATGGCCTGGGCTCACCACGGGATTGCAGCGGGCTCGCTGACTATCCCGCGCCGCTATTCGCACTCCCCAATGGAGCTTGCGGACCTGCGGGACGCGGTTGGGGCTCTGGAGATCCTGCGTGGCGTTGTTGAAGGGATGGACAGCCTCCCGGACTTCACGTTCCTGGCGGGCGACTGA
- a CDS encoding GNAT family N-acetyltransferase, which produces MHLRSLGYRTDLIFARFQGVVDDLGDVIRVTNPDNPTHYFGNFLIFERPPQPSDLPAWESRFAELVGTPPTVRHTLFGWDVPARGEADIQSFVDAGYTLEENVIMSASALHAPARPNTSAELRVIEDTDEAWGAVVDHQVACREDRFNESEASYRTFKEGQFRRYRAMTKAGLGFWYGAFVEGVLAADLGVYTDGALARFQSVGTHPAYRRQGLCGTLTHFAGTHAQQTFGAGELVIVADDHYFAKDIYAGVGFRTRERQQLLLRHPQDA; this is translated from the coding sequence ATGCACCTGCGTTCACTTGGGTACCGCACCGACCTGATTTTCGCGCGCTTCCAGGGCGTCGTTGATGACCTCGGAGACGTCATACGCGTCACGAACCCCGACAACCCCACACATTACTTCGGTAACTTTCTGATATTCGAGCGCCCCCCGCAGCCCTCCGACCTCCCTGCCTGGGAATCGCGCTTCGCGGAACTGGTCGGTACGCCGCCGACCGTGCGGCACACGTTGTTCGGCTGGGATGTCCCCGCGCGCGGAGAGGCCGACATCCAGTCCTTCGTCGATGCCGGGTACACGCTCGAAGAAAACGTCATCATGTCGGCCAGTGCCCTTCACGCTCCCGCACGGCCGAACACCAGCGCGGAACTGCGCGTCATTGAGGACACGGATGAGGCCTGGGGCGCCGTGGTCGATCATCAGGTCGCGTGCCGTGAGGACCGCTTCAACGAGTCAGAGGCCTCGTACCGGACCTTCAAGGAAGGGCAGTTCCGCCGCTACCGGGCCATGACCAAGGCGGGGCTCGGTTTCTGGTACGGTGCCTTCGTTGAAGGCGTGCTCGCTGCCGATCTCGGGGTGTACACCGACGGCGCCCTAGCGCGGTTCCAGTCGGTGGGCACGCATCCGGCTTACCGCCGCCAGGGCCTGTGTGGCACCCTGACCCACTTTGCCGGAACCCACGCACAGCAGACCTTCGGGGCAGGTGAATTGGTGATCGTTGCAGATGACCACTACTTCGCCAAGGACATCTATGCCGGCGTTGGCTTCCGCACCAGGGAGCGCCAGCAGCTGCTTCTGCGGCACCCTCAGGACGCCTGA
- a CDS encoding 3'-5' exonuclease, giving the protein MSEIPDPILSGHDPTPGIVSVHAHLSGQVLVWRRTPDGVLQERNTFRPWVYARHLDDVHHLGSGLSTDDPTAPLYVECLDGPPGSYRYLLSARDGRALHQAILQGARRRKAPANRIQDLGYIAPGVTEQYLMATGRTYFKGLQYDDLHRLQFDLETTSLTPDSGRIFMVAVRDTAGLRTLLEARRPAQEADMIRALVQLVQERNPDVIENHNIHRFDLPFLHHRAQLHGISLNFGRAGGTPEIWQVSDGSRQQWVCSGREIMDTLDAVRRLGLPSAGLKAVSQHFGLAPEGRVYLEGAAIVDTYRDNPKTVRLYAHQDVEEVEALSRRVLASSFALARMAPRPFHRLPTAGPATGVLEPMLIRTYLKQRAALPARESLAEEPHRGGAVHLFVEGIIGNVVKADVASMYPSLIRTERIGPERDRLGVFLHLLDRLTALRLEHKAAARRGEAGEHDAMQSAMKLIVNAGYGYLGAGRLSLFADRAAADRVTRRGREVLAMVLRGLEQRGVTLIEADTDGVYFATPAAWTEEQERALISEVGAMLPTGVTLEFDGRAQAMLSHEIKNYALLRYDGTVDVSGAAFASSRSETYGRDFLQRALTCLLEGDVPGVNRAYQDTLTALESRQLVNKDVARRVRMTRSLESYRLSRQARKDSVYEALLASGYAWQVGERIYVYHRAAQGVRLLEDPQGCDYDVRHYAAQLLTGYASRLRKAFRPEDFTQVFAQGHQPGLFDLPLSSIRTTWRSVSAPDHRTDVAPMGTPPA; this is encoded by the coding sequence ATGAGTGAAATCCCCGACCCGATCCTCTCCGGACACGACCCCACACCGGGCATTGTGTCGGTCCACGCGCACCTGAGCGGTCAGGTGCTGGTGTGGCGCCGCACCCCAGATGGCGTGCTCCAGGAGCGCAACACTTTTCGGCCCTGGGTCTATGCCAGGCACCTTGACGACGTGCACCACCTGGGCTCAGGGCTTTCTACTGATGACCCCACTGCCCCTCTGTATGTGGAATGCCTTGACGGTCCGCCGGGCAGTTACCGCTACCTGCTGAGCGCGCGAGACGGCCGCGCGTTGCACCAGGCCATCCTGCAAGGCGCACGCCGCCGTAAGGCACCCGCGAACCGGATTCAGGACCTCGGATACATCGCGCCCGGGGTCACCGAGCAGTACCTCATGGCCACCGGGCGGACCTACTTCAAGGGGCTGCAGTACGACGACCTGCATCGCCTGCAGTTTGACCTGGAAACCACCAGTCTGACTCCGGACTCCGGACGCATCTTCATGGTCGCGGTGCGCGACACCGCAGGCCTGCGGACCCTGCTCGAAGCGCGCCGCCCGGCGCAGGAAGCCGACATGATCCGCGCCCTGGTGCAACTTGTGCAGGAACGCAACCCGGACGTGATCGAGAACCACAACATCCACCGCTTCGACCTACCGTTCCTGCACCACCGCGCGCAGTTGCACGGCATATCACTGAACTTCGGGCGCGCCGGAGGAACGCCGGAAATCTGGCAGGTGTCGGACGGCTCGCGGCAGCAGTGGGTGTGTTCGGGGCGCGAGATTATGGACACCCTTGACGCGGTTCGCCGGCTGGGGTTGCCCTCGGCTGGCCTCAAAGCCGTGTCGCAGCATTTCGGCCTCGCTCCCGAGGGGCGGGTGTATCTCGAAGGGGCAGCCATCGTCGACACGTACCGGGATAACCCGAAGACCGTGCGCCTCTACGCCCACCAGGACGTCGAGGAAGTCGAGGCCCTGTCGCGCAGGGTGCTGGCGTCCTCGTTTGCGCTGGCCCGCATGGCGCCGCGCCCCTTCCACCGACTGCCCACGGCCGGGCCTGCCACCGGCGTGCTTGAACCCATGCTGATCCGCACCTACCTGAAGCAGCGGGCGGCCCTGCCCGCCAGGGAAAGCTTGGCGGAAGAGCCGCACCGCGGAGGAGCAGTCCACCTGTTCGTCGAGGGGATTATCGGAAATGTGGTCAAGGCGGACGTGGCGAGTATGTACCCCAGCCTGATCCGTACTGAGCGGATTGGCCCGGAGCGCGACCGCCTCGGGGTGTTTCTGCATCTGTTAGACCGGCTGACCGCGCTGCGGCTGGAGCACAAGGCCGCGGCGCGGCGTGGGGAGGCAGGGGAACACGACGCCATGCAGAGCGCCATGAAACTGATCGTGAACGCCGGATATGGCTACCTGGGTGCGGGACGGCTCTCGTTGTTTGCGGACCGGGCGGCAGCGGACCGGGTCACCAGGAGAGGAAGAGAAGTCCTGGCGATGGTGCTGCGGGGGCTGGAACAGCGCGGTGTCACCCTGATCGAGGCGGATACCGACGGAGTGTACTTCGCCACGCCAGCAGCATGGACAGAAGAGCAGGAACGTGCGCTGATCAGCGAGGTGGGTGCCATGCTTCCGACTGGCGTCACACTGGAATTCGACGGCCGGGCGCAGGCCATGCTCAGTCACGAGATCAAGAATTACGCACTTTTGCGCTATGACGGTACGGTGGACGTGAGCGGCGCCGCTTTCGCGTCCAGCCGGAGTGAGACCTACGGACGGGATTTTCTCCAGCGTGCCCTGACCTGTCTGCTGGAAGGGGATGTGCCAGGTGTAAACCGCGCCTATCAGGACACCCTCACCGCTCTGGAATCCCGGCAGTTGGTGAACAAGGATGTTGCCCGGCGCGTTCGCATGACCAGGAGCCTGGAGTCCTACAGACTGAGCCGTCAGGCCCGCAAGGACAGCGTCTACGAGGCCCTGCTCGCCTCGGGCTACGCGTGGCAGGTCGGAGAGCGGATCTACGTGTATCACCGGGCAGCCCAGGGGGTCCGGCTGCTGGAGGACCCGCAGGGGTGCGACTACGACGTCAGACACTACGCGGCGCAGCTGCTGACCGGCTATGCGTCCCGCCTGCGAAAGGCGTTCCGGCCCGAGGATTTCACACAGGTGTTCGCGCAGGGTCACCAGCCGGGATTGTTTGATCTGCCGCTCAGCAGCATCCGCACCACCTGGAGGTCGGTATCGGCGCCAGACCACCGTACAGACGTCGCTCCCATGGGCACGCCCCCGGCCTGA
- a CDS encoding response regulator — MPPRLHLLLVDDNPADEFLAREALGGYSDIISLTTFGSGELALASLREADAPRSDLVVLDINMPGLNGFDVLAAIKADPELASLPVVMLSASRAAADVERAYSLRASAFVTKADTFPVFLKQMEALVGFWTQCRVIGKPVRAARSGPFG, encoded by the coding sequence ATGCCTCCCCGACTTCATCTCCTGCTCGTGGACGACAACCCGGCAGACGAGTTCCTGGCGCGCGAAGCCCTCGGGGGCTACAGCGACATCATCAGCCTCACCACCTTCGGGTCCGGTGAGCTGGCACTGGCCAGCCTGCGCGAGGCGGATGCTCCCCGGTCGGATCTGGTGGTGCTGGACATCAATATGCCGGGCCTGAATGGGTTTGATGTCCTTGCTGCGATCAAGGCAGACCCTGAGCTGGCCTCACTGCCGGTAGTGATGCTGTCGGCCTCCCGGGCGGCGGCGGACGTGGAGCGCGCATACAGCCTGCGGGCCAGTGCGTTCGTGACCAAGGCGGACACCTTTCCCGTCTTCCTGAAGCAGATGGAGGCCCTGGTTGGATTCTGGACCCAGTGTCGCGTGATCGGCAAACCCGTCCGGGCGGCCCGCTCTGGTCCGTTTGGATAA